Part of the Pseudodesulfovibrio mercurii genome is shown below.
CCCCAGGACATCGAGGCCCGCGAACGGCTGGGCCAGATGCTCATGGACGCCGGACAGGACGCCAAGGCCCTGGACGTGCTCAAGAAGATCCCCGAGAAGGAGCGCTCGGCCGACGCCCTGTACGCCATGGGCCGGGTCCAGGGGAACCTGGGCATGCGCAAGGCGGCCATCGCCAACCTCAAGAAGGCCGTGGCCATGGACCCGGAATTCACCGAGGCCCTGGTGGAGCTGGCCTACCAGTACGAGCTGGCCAAGGACTACGTGTCCGCCGAGACCATCTACGGCTCCATCCTCGAACAGAGCGACTCCTTTCCCGAGGCGCGGTTGCGGCTCATCAACCTGAACCTCAAGCTGAACGATCCGGGCAAGGCGCTGGACCTGGCCCTGGCCGGTCCGCCGACCAAGTCCTTCATCCTGGACGCGGTGCTCATGTTCATCAACGACGGGTTCTTCGCCCAGGGGTCCACGGTCCTCGACATGCTGACCACCGGGGGCGCCGCGCCCGCCGAATACTATTTCTACAAGGCGGTCATCGCCGACGAGGGCGAGAACGACCCGGCCAAGGCCCTGACCTACCTCGACGAGGTCAAGGAAAGCGACCGCCTCTACCCCCACGCCCTGCGCTTCAAGGCGCAGCTGCTGGCCGCCCAGGGCAAAAACGACGAGGCCCTGGCCATGGCCGCCAGGGGCAAGGAGCTCTACCCCGACGCCTCCATCTTCTACATCCTCGAATCCGGGCTGAAGAAGCACGGCGGCGACCTGGCCGGGGCCGAGGCCTCCCTCAAGGAGGGGCTGACGCACCTGCCCAACGACCCCGAGCTGACCTATGAGCTGGCCATGGTCTACGAGGCCATGGGCCGCCGTCCCGAGGGGCTGGCCCTGATGGAGACGGTCATCCGCGCCCATCCGGACCACGCCAACGCCCTGAACTACGTGGGCTACACCCTGGCCGAGGAGGGCCGCGAACTCGACCGCGCCCTGGTCCTGGTGACCAAGGCCTCCACCCTGGACCCGGAGAACGGCTACATCCTCGACTCCGTGGCCTGGGTCCACTTCAAGCGGAAGGACCTGGAAAAGGCCTGGGAATACATCGGCTACGCCGTGGACGTGGTGGACAAGGACCCGACCATCTGGGAGCACTACGGCGACATCGCCGCGGCCCTGGGCAAGAAGAAGGAGGCGCGCAAGGGATACAACTTCGCCCTCAAGTTCCACTCGCCCGAAGCCAAGGCCGTCCGGGAGAAGCTGAAGAAGCTATGAGCCGCCTCGGACCGACGCTCGTTCCGGCGGCGACCCTGGCCGTCCTGATCCTGGCGGTCCTCTCGGGCTGCGCCACCCGGATTCCGCCGGGCATGGAGCTCGACACCCCCAAGGCGGCCTGGACCGCCTTCCGGCAGCACTACTGCGCCCGGCCCGAGGGCGACGGACTGCGCGTCCGGGCCAGCCTGTACTATTCGCGGACCAAACCCACGAAGCGGACCAACCGGACCCTGATCTCCCTGTGGGGCGACTTCGGCGGGCCCATGCGGCTCGACGTGTCCGCCTCCATCGGCACCCTGCTGGCCCACATCCGCGAGGACAGGTCCGGGCTGCTGGTCTTCTACCCCGAGGACAACCGGGCCTACGCCCACAAGAATCCCGTGCTCGGGGCCACGCGGCTGGGCATGCCCTTTCCCTTTTCCCTGGACACCCTGGCCCACGCCCTGGCGGGCGACTTCTCCGGCCTGGCCCCCCGGCGCTACGCCGAGGCCTCGGTCGAGGGCGGGAACTATGTCTATACCTTCTCCAGGGGGCAGGCCGAACGCATCGTCCTGGACCGCCTGGGCCGCCCGGTGCGGCTCGAGGGGCGCACGGTCCGGTCCGTGGAGGACGCCGGGCGCTGGGTCTTCACCCTGGACCGCTATGAGGACGCCGGACCGGACCAGATCGCCCTGCCCGACAAGCTGACCCTGGCCATGGACAACGGGGAGCGCGGCGTCTTGCACATAAAGTCACGGGAGCCTATGCTGGCCCCCTGGCCCGCCGCGTCCCTGGCCCTGGAACTGCCCGGGGACGTCGTCCCCATCCGGCTGGACAACGGCTATGCGGATGGGCAAACCGGGGAACTCCCCGTGATCCGAGAGGACAAGCAATGAGCACGCAGCCGCAGGAAACGGTGATGGACATCTTTTGGCTCGGCCTGAAGACCTGGTGGGCCGAGATGAAATGGCTGGCCCGCTCCCTGTCGGGGCGGTTCGAGGTCGGCAGGCTTGAAAAAGAACTGGAACGGGAATATGGCATCCTCGGGCGCATCGCCGAGGCCCCCCGGGGCCGCATGGAGGAGAAGGAACTCTGCATCAAGCAGATCGCCTTCCTCAAGGAGGAGATCGAGGCCCTCCGGGAAGAACTGGCCAACGACCGCGAAGAACGCATGAAGCGCGTGCGCCGTGAGGACGGCGGCGCGGCATAACGGGGAGGAACAGTGAGCAAGACCATCGTCATCGGCTCCGATCACGGGGGCTATCATCTCAAGAAGGCGTGCATCAAGGCCCTGACCGACTGGGGCTACAGCGTGGAGGACGAGGGCCCCGACTGCCTGGATTCCTGCGACTATCCCGTGTACGCGGCCAAGGTCTGCAACAAGCTCAAGGCGGACGCGGACAAGCTCGGCGTGCTCATCTGCGGCACGGGCCAGGGCATGACCATGACCGCCAACCGCATGGGCGTCCGGGCGGCCCTGTGCACCAACGAATTTCACGCCCGCATGGCCCGCGCGCACAACGACGCCAAATGCCTGTGCATGGGCGAGCGCGTCACCGGGCAGGGACTGGCCCTGAGCATCCTCAAGGTCTTCCTCGAATCGAGCTTCGAGGGCGAGCGGCACCAGCGGCGCATCGATCTCATCGACACCGTCTCCCAATAACCTCACCAACAAAGGGTATTCACCAATGACACAGACGGACAAGACCATCGCCGTGGTCAAGGGACTGATCATGGACGGCGTGGCCAAGGCCAACTCCGGCCATCCGGGCGGCGCCATGTCCTCCGCCGACTACGCCACCATCCTCTTTTCGGAGTATCTGAACTTCAATCCCGACGACCCGCAGTGGTTCAACCGCGACCGCTTCATCCTCTCTGCCGGGCACGAGTCCATGCTGCTCTACAGCCTGCTCCACCTGAACGGCTTCATCTCCATGGATGACATCAAGAATTTCCGTCAGTTCGGCTCCCTGACCCCCGGCCATCCCGAGGTCCACCTGACCCCCGGCGTGGAGGCCACCACCGGCCCGCTGGGCCAGGGCCTGGCCATGTCCGTGGGCTTCGCCGCGGCCGAGGCGTACCTGCGCGACAAACTCGGCGCGGACGTCATGGACCACTACACCTACGTGCTCGCCTCGGACGGCGACTTCCAGGAGCCCATCGCCATGGGCGCGGCCTCCCTGGCCGGTCTGTGGCACCTGGGCAAGCTCATCGTCTACTACGACTCCAACAAGATCCAGCTGGCCGGGCCCACCTGCAAGGCGGACTGCACCGACCACCGCAAGGTCTTCGAGGGGCTGTGCTGGCACGTCATCGAGGTCAACGGCCACGACCACGGCGAGATCCGCGCGGCCATCGAGGCGGCCCGGCTCGAGACCGGCAGGCCCACCCTGATCATCGGCCACACCACCATGGCCAAGGGATGCGCCACCATGGAGGGCAGCCACAAGACCCACGGCGAGCCCCTCAAGGCCGACGAGATCGCGGCCACCAAGAAGAAGCTCGGCCTGCCCGAGGAGCCGTTCTACGTGCCCGCGGACGTGGTCGCGGAATACCGCGCGCGCTTCGACGGCCTGCGCAAGAACGCGGCCGACTGGCGGGCCATGGTGGACGGCAAGCTGTCCGACGCCGCCTTCGCCGACATGTGGGCCCACGTGACCCGGTCCCGGTCCGAACTCAAGATCGACTGGCCCGCGTTCACCCCCGGCGAGTCCATGGCCACGCGCCAGGCCTGGGGCAAGTGCTTGAACGCGGTCATGGAGTCCCTGCCCACCCTGGTGGGCGGCTCCGCCGACCTGGACCCGTCCAACCAGACGGCCACCTTCCGGACCACCTACGGCGACTTCGCCGTGGACGGCTACGGCGCGCGCAACCTGGCCTTCGGCGTGCGCGAGTTCAACATGGCCGCGATCATGAACGGCATACAGCTGCACGGCGGTCTGCTCCCGTTCGGGGCCACCTTCCTGACCTTCTCGGACTACTGCCGCAACGCCATCCGCATGTCCGCCCTCCAGGAGCTGCCGGTCCTGTACGTCTTCACCCACGACTCCTTCTGGGTGGGCGAGGACGGGCCCACGCATCAGCCCATCGAGCACGTCAGCTCCCTGCGGCTCATCCCGGACCTCATCGACCTGCGCCCGGCCGACGCCAACGAGACCAAGGTCTGCCTGGACATCGCGCTCAGGCAGGAGAAGATGCCCTCGGTCCTGTTCCTGACCCGCCAGGGGCTGCCCATCCTGGACCCGGCCGAGTACCCGGCCCTCATGGACGGCCCGCGCAAGGGCGGCTACGTGCTCCAGGACTGCGACGGCACCCCGGACCTGATTCTCATCGCTTCGGGCTCCGAAGTGTCCCTCTGCCTGGAAACCGCCAAGCTTTTGCAGCGAAAAGTGCGCGTGGTCTCCATGCCGTCGGCCAAATTGTTTGACGATCAGCCCGAATCGTATAAAAATGCCGTATTGCCGCCCGAAGTCACCGCACGGGCCGCGGCCGAGGCGGGCCGCACCACCCTGTGGCATAAATATGTCGGTCTGAACGGCGTTGTTCTCGGCGTGGACCACTTCGGCGCCAGCGCCCCCGGCAAGGTCCTGTCCGACAAGTACGGGTTCACCCCGGAGAACTTCGCCCGGATGATCCGGGAGAAATACTAGGAGATGCTCATGGAAGCCCCACAGAAAAACCTCGCACTGGATTTGGTTCGCGTCACCGAAGCCGCCGCCCTGGCCTGCGCCCGCTGGCTCGGCAAGGGCGACAAGATCGCCGCCGACCAGGCGGCCGTGGACGCCATGCGGCTGTGCTTCAACACCCTGGAGATCGAGGGCGAGATCAAGATCGGCGAAGGCGAGAAGGACGACGCGCCCATGCTCTACGCCGGCGAGAAGCTCGGCCTGGGCAACGGTCCCAAGGTGGACATCGCCGTGGACCCGCTGGAGGGCACCAACCTGCTGGCCAACGGCCGCCCCAACGCCATCTCCGTGGTCGGCGTGGCCCCGGCGGGCGCCATGTTCGATCCGGGCCCGAGCTTCTACATGCAGAAGCTGGTGGTCCCGGCCCACGCCAAGGACGTGGTGGACATCGAAGCCCCCACCGGCCACAACCTGAAGCTCATCGCCCGCGCCCTGGACAAGGACGTGGACGACCTGGTGGTCTTCGTCCTGGACAAGCCGCGCCACAAGAAGCTCATTTCCGACATCCGCGAGGCGGGCGCGCGCATCCAGCTGCACACCGACGGCGACATCACCGGCTCGCTCATGGCCATCGACCCGCGCTGCGAGGTGGACGTCATGATGGGCACCGGCGGCACCCCCGAGGGCGTGCTCTCGGCCATCGCCATCCGCATCATGGGCGGCGAGATGTTCGCCAAGCTCGATCCGCAGAAGCAGAACGAGAAGAACGCCCTGGCCGAATTCGGCATGGACATCCGCCGGGTCCTGACGGTCAGCGACCTGGTCAAGTCCGACGACCTGTTCTTCGCGGCCACGGGCATCTCCGGCGGCACCTTCCTCAAGGGCGTGGCCTACCACGGCCACGGCGCCGAGACCTCGTCCCTGGTCATGCGCGGCAAGACCGGGACCATCCGCTACGTGGAGGCCATCCACAACTGGGATACGCTGATGCGCTTCTCGGCCGTGGAATACGACTAGGCCCAGCCCCCCGCAAGATCATCAAAGGCCGGTCCCCGCACAGGAAACCGGCCTTTTTTCATGGTAAAAAGACTTCCCCGGTCCACCGCCGCGAAGCGGCCTTCCCCGCCGGATCTCCCGGGACGTCCCCGGCCCGTGCCCGGAGATATTGAGCCCAACGCGCGTGTTGTGGTAGGGTCGACGAAAAGGGAGTCCGCCATGGGCAGGAACAAGCGCAACAACACCCGCATCGACGCCGATTTCGAGGCCTACATCACCATCGGCGAGGTGGTCACGCCCGTGTCCACCCGCAACCTGAGCCTCAAGGGCGCACTCCTGTACGGCTGCGAGGACTGCGTGGCCGGGACCGAGTGCGAGCTGCACCTGCCGCTCTCGCCCGGCATCCGCATCGTGGTCAACGGCGAGATCGTGCGCATCAAGGGGAACTACGCGGCCATGGCCTTCAAGGAGATGGACGAGCTGTCCTTCACCTTCCTGCACCGGCTGGTGACGCTCAACGCCGAGCATCCCGAAGAGGTGGACGAGGAACTGCTGCGGGTCTTCGAACGGTTCTAGCCCGCCGGGGCTTCCGGGGCCGCGCGCCGGGCGGCCTGTTCGCGCACCCCGCTGCGTCCCAGGGCGAGCACGCCGAAGACGATCAGGGCTCCGCCGCCCATGGTCCACCAGTCCGGGACCTCTCCCAGGAACATCAGGCCCCACGTGGCCGCGAAGACGATCTCCAGGGTGGACACCCCGCTGATGCGCGCCGCGGACTCGATGGCGTACCCCTTGGTCATGAAGAACTGTCCCACGTTCATGAACAGCCCCACCCCGCAGAGCACGCCCCATTCGGCCAGGGTCGGCACGACCCAGCCGCCGTCGGCGAAGAGCGGCGAGAGGAGCGAGATGGCGATGGGCGGATAGAGCATGACCACGGCGGGCCGTTCGGTCTTGGCCAGGACCCGTACCGCCAGGATGGCCCAGGAGGTCAGGAACACGCTGAGCAGCGCGGCCAGCAGCCCCCAGGTGTCCAGGTCCGGGCTGCCCGCCCCGAACAGGAAGTCCGGGCGGCAGACCAGGGCCACGCCGGCCACGGAGGTAAGGATGGCGAACATGCCGCCCTTGGACAGGGTCTCGCCCATGAGCAGCCAGGCCAGCAGGGCCACGGTCACGGGATGGGAGAAGATGAGCACCAAGGCGTCGGCCAGGGGCAAATGCACGATGGCGTAGAAGTCGGCGAACATGGCCCCGAAGCCGAGCAGGCCGCGCGCGGCCAGCAGGACCTTGCGCTTGCCGAGCATGCCCGCCCCGGACTTGCGCAGCATGATCAGGCACAGGAACACGCCGATGACCCCGCGCACGAAGAGAATCTCCATGGTGGGCAACCGGCTCCCGGCCAATTTGACGAACAGGGAGCCGAAGGAGAAGAAGAAGGTGCCGAGCAGCATGAAACGCATGCCGGGGGTCAGAAAATTCATGGCCGGAGACTATGCCTTTTCCTTTGCGAGTCAAGGGGAATCGCCCGGCGCACCGGGTCTGACAAGGGCCGCCACCGGCAGGCGGGGGACAATCGGGATCGCCTAGCGGGCGAGCTCGGGCAGGGGCAGGAAACTTGCGGGGTCGACGTGGTGCTCGCGCAGGATGTCGTGCTCGATCGCGAGCATCCGCCCCTCCTCGGCCATGCTCCGAAGTTCGGCGTCGATCAGGGGCACCAGGGCCGCGTGCTTTTTGTTCAGGTAGTGGTACATGGGATTGGCGGCCATGGGGGCGTCCAGGATGCGCACCCCCTTAAGGCCCACCGCGCCCAGGGTGGGCTGGATGTCGAAGTACTCGGCCAGACCGACGTCCACCCGGCCGTTCCGGAGCAATTCGAGCATCTTTTCGTAGGAGGACACCTTGTGGCAACCATCGCCCTCCACCTTGCTCTCCAGGAACTTGAAGCCGTTGCGGATGCACGTCCGGCAACCGGCGAACTGGCCCCAGCCCCGGGCCGGGTCCACGGCGGGCCGCATGCCCGCCTCCCCGACCAGGACCGCGATGCGGTTGACGTACAGGGGGGTGGGCACCCGGACGAGGTTCCGGTATCCCTTTTCCACCACGCTGACGCGGCCCGCCTCGCCGTCCACCAGCCCATCGTTGGCCATGAGCAGGGCGCGCTGGGCCGGATAGCTCTGCAACTCGACCTCATAGCCGATCCGGGCGTAGGCCTCGGTCAGGATGCGGTCGAACAGCTCGCGCAGGCCGCCCGGCGGAAAGGTGGAGAAGACCAGCCGGTGGCTGATGCCGTGGAGTTCGGCCAGGGCCGGGGACGGCCACGCCGCAAGGGCCGGGGCCGACAGGATCAGGACCGCCAGCAGGATCTGCCGGACGCGGCGGGCGGCGCGGTCGGGCCTCGGGGGGGTCGTGGGGTGGGCTGGATACGACATTACCCGGCACCGTAGCCGTAAACAACGGCCAGCGGAAGGGGGTTAGAGCTTTTTTTCGATAACGCCGGACCCGGGCCGAGGCCAGGTCCCGGACAGGGGCGGCTAGAGCCCGAAGAAGCGTCGGGCGTTGTCGCCCGCCGTGCGCCAGACGTCCTCCACGGAGCGGCCCTTGATCTGGGCCACCCGCCGGGCGGTGAACACGGACAGGGCCGGGTGGTTGCGCTTGCCGCGCCACGGCTCGGGCGCCAGGTACGGGCAGTCGGTCTCAAGCAGCAGCCGCTCGAAGGGGATGCGCGCCACGGCCGCCTGCACGTCGTCGGAGTTCTTGCGGAAGGTCACCGGGCCGGGGATGGAGATGTGCCAGCCGTTGCCGAGCAGCCGCTCGGCCAGGTCCATGCCCGCGCCGAAGCAGTGCCACAGCAGCGGATAGTCCCGGAACCCCTCGGCCTCCAGAATCGCGACGGTGTCGCCGTTGGCGTCGCGCGAGTGGATGACGATGGGCAGGCCGAGCTCGCGGGCCAGGTGGATCTGGCGGACAAAGGCGTCCTTCTGGACGTCGTGGGGCACGCGCTCCCAGTAGTAGTCCAGGCCGATCTCGCCCACGCCCCTGAGGCGCGGGTCCGCCTTGAAATGGGCGCGCATGCGTTCCATGACCTCGTCGGTCAGCAGGTCCGCGTCGTTGGGATGCACGCCCATGATGAAGCTGATCTCCGGGTGCGCCGCAAACAGCCCCCGCCCCCGCTCGTAGGCGTCCGGCCCGAGAAAGACGTTGACGATGCGGCTCACGCCCGAAGCGTGGGCCCGGGCGATAATCTCCTCGCGGTCCTCGTCGAAGTCCTCCAGGTCCAGATGGGCGTGGGAGTCCACCCCTACCGGAGGCAGCTCCAGGGATTCGGGTTCGGGGCGATTGTGCTTGGACATGGGTCCGGCCTCACAGTTGGTCCCACAGCTCGAGGACGGCCGTCCTCTGCGCGTCG
Proteins encoded:
- the glpX gene encoding class II fructose-bisphosphatase; the encoded protein is MEAPQKNLALDLVRVTEAAALACARWLGKGDKIAADQAAVDAMRLCFNTLEIEGEIKIGEGEKDDAPMLYAGEKLGLGNGPKVDIAVDPLEGTNLLANGRPNAISVVGVAPAGAMFDPGPSFYMQKLVVPAHAKDVVDIEAPTGHNLKLIARALDKDVDDLVVFVLDKPRHKKLISDIREAGARIQLHTDGDITGSLMAIDPRCEVDVMMGTGGTPEGVLSAIAIRIMGGEMFAKLDPQKQNEKNALAEFGMDIRRVLTVSDLVKSDDLFFAATGISGGTFLKGVAYHGHGAETSSLVMRGKTGTIRYVEAIHNWDTLMRFSAVEYD
- a CDS encoding substrate-binding periplasmic protein, which codes for MSYPAHPTTPPRPDRAARRVRQILLAVLILSAPALAAWPSPALAELHGISHRLVFSTFPPGGLRELFDRILTEAYARIGYEVELQSYPAQRALLMANDGLVDGEAGRVSVVEKGYRNLVRVPTPLYVNRIAVLVGEAGMRPAVDPARGWGQFAGCRTCIRNGFKFLESKVEGDGCHKVSSYEKMLELLRNGRVDVGLAEYFDIQPTLGAVGLKGVRILDAPMAANPMYHYLNKKHAALVPLIDAELRSMAEEGRMLAIEHDILREHHVDPASFLPLPELAR
- a CDS encoding PilZ domain-containing protein, yielding MGRNKRNNTRIDADFEAYITIGEVVTPVSTRNLSLKGALLYGCEDCVAGTECELHLPLSPGIRIVVNGEIVRIKGNYAAMAFKEMDELSFTFLHRLVTLNAEHPEEVDEELLRVFERF
- a CDS encoding tetratricopeptide repeat protein; this encodes MKRFSRPDSHTALAALALFALLAMAGCAARTPATSPMPAPPMTDSAQLDYDYLVYQDLLHQLQRHVQDGERSTLTKEQVNDIHARAVAALDRVLAQSPTPELYVEKAGMYWNHPEGTSRSRAALKEGLDRFPDNRLLTVYLANSYVADNRPDDAIAIMNGFLERHPQDIEARERLGQMLMDAGQDAKALDVLKKIPEKERSADALYAMGRVQGNLGMRKAAIANLKKAVAMDPEFTEALVELAYQYELAKDYVSAETIYGSILEQSDSFPEARLRLINLNLKLNDPGKALDLALAGPPTKSFILDAVLMFINDGFFAQGSTVLDMLTTGGAAPAEYYFYKAVIADEGENDPAKALTYLDEVKESDRLYPHALRFKAQLLAAQGKNDEALAMAARGKELYPDASIFYILESGLKKHGGDLAGAEASLKEGLTHLPNDPELTYELAMVYEAMGRRPEGLALMETVIRAHPDHANALNYVGYTLAEEGRELDRALVLVTKASTLDPENGYILDSVAWVHFKRKDLEKAWEYIGYAVDVVDKDPTIWEHYGDIAAALGKKKEARKGYNFALKFHSPEAKAVREKLKKL
- a CDS encoding DMT family transporter; translation: MNFLTPGMRFMLLGTFFFSFGSLFVKLAGSRLPTMEILFVRGVIGVFLCLIMLRKSGAGMLGKRKVLLAARGLLGFGAMFADFYAIVHLPLADALVLIFSHPVTVALLAWLLMGETLSKGGMFAILTSVAGVALVCRPDFLFGAGSPDLDTWGLLAALLSVFLTSWAILAVRVLAKTERPAVVMLYPPIAISLLSPLFADGGWVVPTLAEWGVLCGVGLFMNVGQFFMTKGYAIESAARISGVSTLEIVFAATWGLMFLGEVPDWWTMGGGALIVFGVLALGRSGVREQAARRAAPEAPAG
- the tkt gene encoding transketolase, giving the protein MTQTDKTIAVVKGLIMDGVAKANSGHPGGAMSSADYATILFSEYLNFNPDDPQWFNRDRFILSAGHESMLLYSLLHLNGFISMDDIKNFRQFGSLTPGHPEVHLTPGVEATTGPLGQGLAMSVGFAAAEAYLRDKLGADVMDHYTYVLASDGDFQEPIAMGAASLAGLWHLGKLIVYYDSNKIQLAGPTCKADCTDHRKVFEGLCWHVIEVNGHDHGEIRAAIEAARLETGRPTLIIGHTTMAKGCATMEGSHKTHGEPLKADEIAATKKKLGLPEEPFYVPADVVAEYRARFDGLRKNAADWRAMVDGKLSDAAFADMWAHVTRSRSELKIDWPAFTPGESMATRQAWGKCLNAVMESLPTLVGGSADLDPSNQTATFRTTYGDFAVDGYGARNLAFGVREFNMAAIMNGIQLHGGLLPFGATFLTFSDYCRNAIRMSALQELPVLYVFTHDSFWVGEDGPTHQPIEHVSSLRLIPDLIDLRPADANETKVCLDIALRQEKMPSVLFLTRQGLPILDPAEYPALMDGPRKGGYVLQDCDGTPDLILIASGSEVSLCLETAKLLQRKVRVVSMPSAKLFDDQPESYKNAVLPPEVTARAAAEAGRTTLWHKYVGLNGVVLGVDHFGASAPGKVLSDKYGFTPENFARMIREKY
- the rpiB gene encoding ribose 5-phosphate isomerase B — protein: MSKTIVIGSDHGGYHLKKACIKALTDWGYSVEDEGPDCLDSCDYPVYAAKVCNKLKADADKLGVLICGTGQGMTMTANRMGVRAALCTNEFHARMARAHNDAKCLCMGERVTGQGLALSILKVFLESSFEGERHQRRIDLIDTVSQ
- a CDS encoding TatD family hydrolase; protein product: MSKHNRPEPESLELPPVGVDSHAHLDLEDFDEDREEIIARAHASGVSRIVNVFLGPDAYERGRGLFAAHPEISFIMGVHPNDADLLTDEVMERMRAHFKADPRLRGVGEIGLDYYWERVPHDVQKDAFVRQIHLARELGLPIVIHSRDANGDTVAILEAEGFRDYPLLWHCFGAGMDLAERLLGNGWHISIPGPVTFRKNSDDVQAAVARIPFERLLLETDCPYLAPEPWRGKRNHPALSVFTARRVAQIKGRSVEDVWRTAGDNARRFFGL